AAAACTTATATAGCAATGCAATTGATACGGCAAATTATTTAAAGATGACAAGTGATGATATTGTTGTGACAACATTGCCGATGTTTCATGTATTTTGCTTAACAGTTTCTTTAAATGCACCTTTAATGAATGGAGCCACATTACTTATTGTTCCGAGATTCAGTCCTGAAGTTATTTTTCAATTGGTTAAGAGCTATCAGGCAACAGTTTTTGCTGGAGTTCCAACTATGTATAACTTCTTACTTCAGTATGACAAAGCACAGCCTGATGATTTAAAGTCATTGCGCATTTGTATTTCGGGTGGGGCATCGATGCCTGTAGCATTATTAAAAGGATTTGAACAAAAATTCAAGGTTATTGTTTCAGAGGGCTATGGTTTATCCGAAGCATCTCCGGTTACTTGCTTTAATCCACTTGACCGCCCAAGAAAGGCTGGTTCAATTGGGACAAATATTGTGAACGTTGAAAATAAGGTTGTAAATGAGCTTGGAGAGGAATTACCACCAAATCATGTAGGAGAGCTTATCGTTAGAGGTCCTAATGTTATGAAGGGCTATTATAAAATGCCAGAAGAAACGGCACATACATTACGAGACGGCTGGCTTTATACAGGTGATTTGGCAAGACAGGATGAAGAAGGGTATTTCTATATTGTTGATCGAAAGAAAGATATGATTATTGTAGGTGGTTATAATGTATATCCACGTGAAGTGGAGGAGGTACTTTATAATCATGAAGAAGTTGTAGAGGTTGCTGTTTTAGGCGTTCCTGACCCAAATTTTGGCGAAGCAGTCAAATGCTTTGTCGTCGTCAAGGATGA
This genomic stretch from Metabacillus sp. B2-18 harbors:
- a CDS encoding fatty acid--CoA ligase family protein, whose amino-acid sequence is MNLSLRFSETVKEHGTKPAFIFEGNETSYLQLEGAINQFASSLTDMGINKGDHVAVVLGNSPYFVISLYGALRAGATVIPINPIYTPDEIAYIINNGDVKSVITLDLLIPLFEKMNEKLPKLEHIITCETPPTDSKTDVDVTKLSIYTKMKGFTKMLSTGNPRFVGPELSDDDVAVILYTSGTTGKPKGAMLTHKNLYSNAIDTANYLKMTSDDIVVTTLPMFHVFCLTVSLNAPLMNGATLLIVPRFSPEVIFQLVKSYQATVFAGVPTMYNFLLQYDKAQPDDLKSLRICISGGASMPVALLKGFEQKFKVIVSEGYGLSEASPVTCFNPLDRPRKAGSIGTNIVNVENKVVNELGEELPPNHVGELIVRGPNVMKGYYKMPEETAHTLRDGWLYTGDLARQDEEGYFYIVDRKKDMIIVGGYNVYPREVEEVLYNHEEVVEVAVLGVPDPNFGEAVKCFVVVKDDKMTEDDLLEYCKQHLAKYKVPSSIEFLEELPKNTTGKILRRALKDQVLQK